TTCACGAAGCCCGGAAGTTGCTTTGCCAGCGAATAAGTTTCGGGCCTTCCGGCACCGGGATTTCCATCAAAAAATGCGCTGCGCCTGGGCCTCTATATGCTACAGCAATTTGATTAATTCGCCTTTTCTGTTTACTTTTCGAAAGCGTGTCCCTCCGCTTATACAGGCCTGCTGCCCTTGCTCAGGGTTCTGAAAACATACAGGCTGTTCTGTCTGCAGATAAAATGCTGCCAGCCTCCGCGTAATTACAATGTGCGGGTATGGCAGAAAACACAGTGCACGGCCCTTATTCGCCTTTGCTGCCGGAGGTTAAAAATAATTCAGGGCGGAAAAGAGGCACTTTAAACTTAAAGAATCCGTTTTGGGTTTAATCAAAATATAACTCTAATTTTGTAGCATTCATTTAAAATCGAAAAAGATGGCTATCAACAACATTTTCTTATTCTTAGGAGGCTTGGGAGGCACAGAGATCCTTTTGATCCTTTTCGTTATCCTGCTTCTGTTCGGTGCCAAGCGCATCCCGGAACTGGCAAGGGGCATGGGCCGCGGCATTCGTGAGTTCAAAGACGCCACTAAGGAGATCAAGAGCGACATCGAGAACTCCGTGAAGGACGATAGCCACAGCACTACGAAGTAATCCTCATCTAGCTTTCAGTAGCTCTATGAACGTTACATCTTTGCTTCTCTTTCTGGGGGATCTGGGGGGAGGAGAAATGCTTGTCATCCTAATGGCTGTGCTGCTATTGTTCGGCGCAGATAAAATTCCGAACATCGCGCGCTCCCTCGGGCGCGGCATCCGCGAGTTCAAGGATGCGACAAATGAAATCAAGAACGAACTCGAGCAATCCATCAAAGACGATCCTAAGTCAAAAATAGATTGAGACAATATAACACGCTAC
This window of the Pontibacter russatus genome carries:
- a CDS encoding Sec-independent protein translocase subunit TatA/TatB, which gives rise to MAINNIFLFLGGLGGTEILLILFVILLLFGAKRIPELARGMGRGIREFKDATKEIKSDIENSVKDDSHSTTK
- a CDS encoding Sec-independent protein translocase subunit TatA/TatB is translated as MNVTSLLLFLGDLGGGEMLVILMAVLLLFGADKIPNIARSLGRGIREFKDATNEIKNELEQSIKDDPKSKID